One Ochotona princeps isolate mOchPri1 chromosome 25, mOchPri1.hap1, whole genome shotgun sequence genomic region harbors:
- the LOC131483323 gene encoding LOW QUALITY PROTEIN: zinc finger protein OZF-like (The sequence of the model RefSeq protein was modified relative to this genomic sequence to represent the inferred CDS: inserted 2 bases in 1 codon), with amino-acid sequence MKKEPRTLVPCQVVGIQDLLKEFQVLQKIHLFRQSSNSFLNIRTQRLASKMKIDMRAKVKIGKNPYECNEHGKTFHQQFSLIAHQIIHTREKPYECSECGKCFSRKPQLLAHQRIHTGEKPYKCGVCGKAFIHKSHLIRHEKIHTGEKPYECSECGKCFSDKPHLIRHQRIHTGEKPYECSVCGKVFVQKSHLIRHQRIHTGEKPYECSECGKAFIRKSHLISHQRKHTGEKPYECSECGKAFIRTSNLIAHQRIHTGKKPYECSECGKCFSNKLYLIRHQRIHTGEKSYECSECGKAFVHKSHLIRHQRIHTGEKAYECSECGKAFSRKTNLIAHQRKHTGEKTYERSECGKGFSHKTNLIAHQRKHTGEKAYECSECGKAFSRKSNLIAHQRIHTGDKPYECSECGKDFIRKSHLISHQXKHTGEKPYECSDECGKAFTKTSGFIYHQRIHTWKKLYECRECGKGFVYKSHLMRHQRKHTSEKT; translated from the exons ATGAAGAAAGAGCCCAGAACTTTGGTCCCATGTCAGgtagttgggattcaggatcTACTGAAGGAGTTTCAAGTCCTGCAGAAAATTCACCTCTTCCGTCAATCCTCCAACAGTTTTCTAAATATAAGGACCCAGAGacttgcttctaaaatgaaaattgacatgaGAGCAAAAGTGAAAATAGGCA agaatccatatgaatgcaatgagcaTGGAAAAACCTTTCACCAGCAATTTTCTCTCATTGCTCATCAGATAATCCACAccagggagaaaccttatgaatgtagcgagTGTGGGAAATGCTTTTCTCGTAAGCCCCAGCTCcttgcacatcagagaatccacactggagaaaaaccttataaatgtggtgtgtgtggaaaagcttttattcataagtcacacctcattaggcATGAGAAAATCCATactggagaaaaaccttatgagtgtagtgagtgtggaaaatgcttttctgataagccacacctcattagacatcagagaatccatactggggaaaaaccttatgaatgtagtgtgtgTGGAAAAGTTTTTGTtcagaagtcacacctcattaggcatcagagaatccacacaggggaaaaaccttatgaatgcagtgagtgtggaaaagcttttattcgtaagtcacacctcattagtcATCAGAGGAAGcacactggagaaaaaccttatgaatgtagtgagtgtggaaaagcttttattcgtacaTCAAAcctcattgcacatcagagaatccacacagggaaaaaaccttatgagtgtagtgagtgtgggaaatgcttttccaataagctatacctcattagacatcagagaatccatactggggaaaaatcttatgaatgtagtgagtgtggaaaagcttttgttcataagtcacacctcattaggcatcagagaatccacacaggggaaaaagcttatgaatgtagtgagtgtggaaaagctttttctcgtaAGACAAAcctcattgcacatcagagaaAGCACACAGGTGAAAAAACTTATGAacgtagtgagtgtggaaaaggcttttctcatAAGACAAAcctcattgcacatcagagaaagcacacaggtgaaaaagcttatgaatgtagtgagtgtggaaaagcttttagtcgtaagtcaaacctcattgcacatcagagaatccacactggggacaaaccttatgaatgtagtgagtgtggaaaagattttattcgtaagtcacacctcattagtcATCA GAagcacacaggggaaaaaccttatgaatgtagtga tgagtgtggaaaagcttttaccaAAACGTCGGGTTTCATTtatcatcagagaatccacacttgGAAAAAACTTTATGAATGTAGAGAGTGTGGAAAAGGTTTTGTTTATAAGTCACACCTCATGAGACATCAGAGAAAGCACACAAGTGAAAAGACTTAA